In Pseudomonas grandcourensis, the DNA window GTGCGGCCTGGTCAGGCCGACGGTGTAGGCAATTTCACCCAGGCGCGAAGCACCCAGTTCGATCACGGCAGCGGTGTGTTCCGGCGCCAGTTCGAGCAAGGTCAGCGGCACGCCGAGGTCGTTGTTCAGGTTGCCACGGGTGGCCAGCACTGCACCGCGCGTACGCAGGATGCTCGCAAGCATCTCCTTGACCGTGGTCTTGCCGCTGGAACCGGTGACGGCCGCGACCGGATAGGTGTAGGCGGCGCGATTGAGCGCGCCCAACTGGCCCAGGGCCTGGCGGGTGTCGCTGACCAGCAACTGCGGCAGCGTGCTGTCGGCGACTTCACGCTCGACCAGCGCAGCCACGGCGCCCTTGGCGGCGACTTCATTCAGATAGTCATGACCGTCAAAACGCGGACCGGTCAGGGCAATGAACAGCTGACCCGGCTTGATCGCACGGCTGTCGATGCTGACGCCGTCGAAGCTGGCATCGGCCGACACCAGGCGAGCATTCAGTGCACCGGTCAGTTCACTCAGTTTCAAGGCCTTAAGCATGGGCCACCTCCCACGCGGTCAAGGCGTGATCGGCCTCGACCAGATCGGAAAAGGCATGACGCTCACCGTTGATTTCCTGATAGTCCTCGTGACCTTTACCGGCCAGGACAATCACGTCATCCACCGAAGCACTGGCGATCAGTCGGGCAATCGCCTGGCCACGACCGGCAACGAACTCCACTTTATCCACAGCCGTGAAACCGGCACGGATGTCATCGAAAATCACCGATGGATCTTCAGTACGCGGGTTGTCGTCGGTCACCAGCACGCCATCGGCCAGGCGCTCGACCACTTCGGCCATCAACGGACGCTTGCCGCGATCGCGGTCGCCGCCACAGCCGAACAGGCACAGCAACCGGCCCTTGGCGTGTGGACGCAGGGCCAGCAGTACTTTTTCCAGGGCATCCGGGGTGTGGGCGTAATCGACCACCACCAGCGGCTGCGAACCACCGCCCAGACGCTGCATGCGCCCGGCTGGGCCTTCAAGCTTCGGCAGAACCTTGAGGATTTCGTCCAGGGCGTAATCCAGACCGAGCAACGCGCCGACCGCCGCCAGGACATTGCTCAGGTTGAAGCGACCGAGCAAGGTGCTGCGCAGGTGGTGCTCGCCCTGTGGCGTGACCAGCGTGGCGCGCACGCCTTCATCGTCGAATTGCGCCTGACGGCAATACAGGTAGGCACTGGAATCTTCCAGGCTGTAGGTGATCAACCGCGACTCGCGCTTGTCGGCGGCCAGTTGCCGGCCGAACTCGTCGTCGAGGTTGACCACCCGGCATTTCAAGTCGTTCCAGGCAAACAGCCGGGCCTTGGCCTCGCCATAAGCCTGCATGGTGCCGTGGTAATCCAGGTGATCGCGAGACAGGTTGGTCATCACTGCCACATCAAACGCCAGTGCGGTCACGCGGCCCTGGTCCAGGCCATGGGAAGAAACTTCCATGGCGACGGCTTTGGCGCCGGCCTTTTTCAGGTCCGCCAGGGTCGCTTGCACGGCAATCGGATTCGGCGTGGTGTGCAGGCCGCTTTCCAGCGCGCCGTAGAAACCGGAACCGAGCGT includes these proteins:
- a CDS encoding UDP-N-acetylmuramoyl-L-alanyl-D-glutamate--2,6-diaminopimelate ligase, which translates into the protein MSLSLNKIFPHAGHDLLIRELALDSRNVRAGDLFLAVPGGKFDGRAHIADALQRGAAAVAYEVEGATVLPITEVPLIPVKGLAAQLSDIAGRFYGEPSHHLNLVGVTGTNGKTSVTQLVAQALDLLGQHCGLVGTLGSGFYGALESGLHTTPNPIAVQATLADLKKAGAKAVAMEVSSHGLDQGRVTALAFDVAVMTNLSRDHLDYHGTMQAYGEAKARLFAWNDLKCRVVNLDDEFGRQLAADKRESRLITYSLEDSSAYLYCRQAQFDDEGVRATLVTPQGEHHLRSTLLGRFNLSNVLAAVGALLGLDYALDEILKVLPKLEGPAGRMQRLGGGSQPLVVVDYAHTPDALEKVLLALRPHAKGRLLCLFGCGGDRDRGKRPLMAEVVERLADGVLVTDDNPRTEDPSVIFDDIRAGFTAVDKVEFVAGRGQAIARLIASASVDDVIVLAGKGHEDYQEINGERHAFSDLVEADHALTAWEVAHA